Proteins encoded by one window of Nicotiana tabacum cultivar K326 chromosome 10, ASM71507v2, whole genome shotgun sequence:
- the LOC107797559 gene encoding uncharacterized protein LOC107797559, with protein sequence MTETKEQEPLQQQENQSIISSMFLIKIMSKRRTWVFLFVSVYTILLSISWNFLKTVLSWYESTMSNSSTSASAGWPALYASVLLGVAFGVLSMVAALAVAVPATLVTWITILVLLTFAGKPRRDLVLEGKKLTADITGFVVKVLIKEGNIVAALCAVLGYFALVRRNKEDPVVDY encoded by the coding sequence ATGACAGAAACCAAAGAACAAGAACCTTTGCAACAACAAGAAAATCAATCAATAATCTCCTCTATGTTTCTCATAAAAATCATGAGCAAAAGAAGAACATGGGTATTTCTCTTTGTTTCTGTTTACACAATTTTATTATCAATTTCTTGGAATTTTCTTAAAACAGTGCTTTCTTGGTATGAATCAACTATGTCAAATTCCTCAACTTCAGCTTCAGCTGGTTGGCCTGCTTTATATGCATCTGTATTATTAGGTGTAGCTTTTGGGGTTTTGTCTATGGTAGCAGCTTTAGCTGTTGCAGTTCCAGCTACTTTAGTTACTTGGATTACAATTTTAGTTTTGTTGACTTTTGCTGGAAAACCGAGAAGAGATTTGGTTTTAGAAGGCAAGAAATTGACTGCTGATATTACTGGATTTGTTGTTAAGGTTTTGATTAAAGAAGGGAATATTGTAGCTGCTCTTTGTGCTGTTCTTGGTTATTTTGCTCTTGTTAGAAGGAATAAAGAAGATCCTGTTGTTGATTATTGA
- the LOC107797560 gene encoding uncharacterized protein LOC107797560, with translation MGSSGFFTICILHSLIATTSGALIMFYLNEISVLGHGIETARKLLGSTPHDQLVIKTSDSFVGLLLCVIGLLLFMVSFVKDREFQGFFAKGCVLLHVAMGLWRVYFERKLEDLAYDWPRQLVGDFVLALSWVFFLVNSWREKYD, from the coding sequence ATGGGATCATCTGGGTTTTTCACAATCTGCATTCTCCATTCACTAATAGCCACTACAAGTGGTGCACTGATAATGTTCTATCTGAATGAAATCTCTGTGTTGGGACATGGGATTGAAACAGCAAGAAAGTTGCTAGGATCAACCCCACATGACCAATTGGTGATAAAAACATCTGATTCATTTGTTGGATTGCTTTTATGTGTAATTGGGTTGTTGTTATTCATGGTATCTTTTGTTAAGGACAGAGAATTTCAGGGCTTTTTTGCTAAGGGTTGTGTCCTTCTTCATGTGGCAATGGGATTGTGGAGGGTTTATTTTGAGAGGAAGCTTGAGGATTTGGCTTATGATTGGCCAAGGCAACTTGTTGGTGATTTTGTTCTAGCACTCTCTTGGGTGTTCTTTCTTGTTAATTCTTGGAGGGAGAAATATGATTAG